The sequence TTGTATGAAAACGCATTGCAACCACccgcagtctgaagtggtaccaCCCAGTCACAGGCTTATTTTGCTCAAGGGAGAGTGAGGCCTGTACAGTTAACTTCACCAGCCAGAAGTTAACTGGCTACTGTTAACACACAAATTTTCCTCAACATTTTCAGAAGTGGGAGGTCCATCACTTGGCTTTTGATAAACACGGGGTCTgtggtacttagctaattgggaaccactgctctagatcaGCATTTCCTAAAAGAGCAAGGGACACAACGTCTCTCCCACTTGGTACTTTTTTTGATGTACAGTACTTGACACTTGCACTTTAATTATTTTTACAGTTATTTGTTAATTTTTCCAGCATAGGTTTTTTTGTGGTGGAGGAGTGATACCAACAGCCTTTTCACTGACCCAGAAACAAAGAGGCAACCAAAAGGGGTTAttttaaatcaagtaaataatggtgcatccccccccccttatcacACAAAAAATGCAACCAGCTTTATTGTGAAGTAATTTCTCATACAGTAAAGCTGCCATTAAAAAGGTGGAATTTTTAGTTTGGGTTTATCAGCGGGAATGCTCATTTTTGATAATCAGGGTCCCAATGACACCTTGATCTTAACATCTAAGCTCACCTTCAATAGCGTTTAGAAATGTTAACTGGAGCCCTGTTTACAACCTGCAACGAGAATCTAGAGTTTGCAACATATCAGAACAACACAAAAGCAGAGATCCCGCACTTTCACAAACCACTCTTGTGGATCAAGGAGGGTCTTATGAATGGTGAACTCCCTCTCTAGGGATCACAAATGATCACACAGAGTGAATCAGGGGAGGGTAAGTGATACCTCAGGAGGTGGGGGCTTGATAGTGACAGGCTGCGAAGTTCTTCGGGGTGGTGAAGGTTTGGGCTGCACTTGCTGCTGGACTGTGTTATAATAGGTGACCCCTCCATACACCTGAGACTGGGCCTACAAACCAAGATAAAAGGAAACCATTGGGTTGGTCTAaagcagacttcctcaacctcggccctccagatgtttttggcctacaactcccatgatccctagctagtaggaccagtggtcagggatgatgggaactgcagtctcaaaacatctggagggcagaggttgaggaagcctagtcTAAAGTGTTTGATAATATTACATATTATATTGTTATAACATCCACAGTATTGTTTATACATCATAGCTgcgcatgcacacgcacacactaaTTTAAATacaaagtacacacacacataaatcaaTCACAGAAGCACAtctgaaaaaattaaaaagaaacactGTCCAATTATAGGAAGCCGATATTTAAGGAAAAAATGAACAgaaaaagacccccccccctttttcatcCAAGCTTGATCTCTGGGCAGGGTacagtaaataaacaaaaaccacAGCATCAACCAACTACAAAACAAGttgcctagtgagcttcatgactgagaggggatctgaaccctgatctccccggtcctagtccgacacttaaccactgcaccatgctggcttcctagagtacttctgctatggggtaGCTCtacaaattaagtaggtaaataaataaatatggagaaAGCCAAgagtcacttagagaaggatcttctccttgaagcttgaattcgttttattctggattgttttatttgatgtgttgtaaaccacttctgagattttttttctttaaaatataaagcggtatagaaatgaaatgaaatgaaatgaatgaataaataatactcACTGCAAAGAAAGTTGCCTAAACGTTCCGCTCTGGCAACTGtaatctaggtttaaggtgccatttgtcaattagcttatatatctgagtttctaacactgggtggGGGTTATTCGgctttttattttggggggggagggttgttcttgttattatgtattatgtatctTGTATGCTTGTGTTGTGAACCACGCTCAGATCTactgatgaagggcggtatataaatttaatagataaataggtaagttatacagtggtgcctcgcaagacgaaattaattcgttccgcgagtcttttcgtcttgcgatgtttttcgtcttgcgaagcacggtcagccGCAACTGCACCACTTCAagcagttttaagaaaaaggaaacaaactcgcaagacgttttcgtcttgcgaagcaagcccatagggaaaatcgtcttgcgaagcaactcaagaaatgaaaaactcttttgtcttgctagtttttcgtcttccgaggcattcgtcttgcgaggtaccactgtaaatgcccaGACTTTTAGGCCAATGCCAAAGGAAACACGGAATGGCAACGTCATGTTCTGTGGCTATTAAACTTGTTTGGTCTTGCCTCCACAGCATGAAATCTGTTCTATCAAAGATACTTTCGCATTTGCTCAGCTTGGATTAGCTGCCTGACAACGCAATTACTAGCAAGAGGAATACCCAGAAGTACTCAGTGTGCATCTGCTACAACAGGGAGCAGCAGTCAGTGTACCACGTGCTACATACACTTCTCGCTTTGCCTGAGCCCTAATGACAGGACAAAAGCCTGCTCAGATAGGATGGGAGCCTGTGCCCAGCGATGCTTTGTTTCTCTGCCACCTGCTGCTTTGGATCTCGGAGTTTAAAGACTTAAAGCCCAGATGAGAACAAACTTACTTGAGCATTGGAATACAGATGGGGAGGTGGTGGCGGCGGAAGTGGTCCTGGAGGGTAGGGGTAACTGGGATTGCCAAAATTCATCActccagggggaggggagaagtagGTCGGTGCTAGCAGTTGTTGCGGTGGGGGAGGCGGCGGCTGCTGTCCCGGCGACATGGAGACAGGTGGAGGATATAAACCAGGGTTGGTCAAAGGTGCTGGTGTCTGGTGTGGATGTAACCCTAgcagagaaagaagagaagaagagtcaTCGACAGTTGCTTCTGAAATCAAGAACGCAACACGGAAAGGGTGCTGAAGCGGATTACAATCTGCTCCATTAAGTGAAACGTTTTGCTGGAAGGATTCATGTGCCCATCCGATGGCACAGACAAGTCCTCTGCAGCATCTCTGTGCAATGCTCCTGTGCTGTGCTTGTGAGGATTGATCCTGGAGGGTAAAATCCCTGTGATTTGCAGATGGTCAGAAAATccctccttttaaatccaattaaGCTCAAATGTTCTCTccttcattttgtttttcctaCCCAGAAGGAAATGGCAGCCGTGggaagagaaaaaggaaggattCAAATAATTATGCCAGCCGTGAGAAGAGACTTGCAGAAGAAACCTTCTCTCTTGCCTAAGACAGGATATGAAGTGGGCAAGGCTTCCCCCACAGCTGCAAGAAGTAAAAAAAAGCATCGTCTCCAGAATCTGATGGGAACAAGTACCTGATTCAGAATGCCCTCCTCTTCCAAAAAGTGAATCAGTAATCTTCTAATATAATTTCTTAGCTCTTTTGAGTATAGATATGGCCGTAACAAATCTGTGGCAAATCTGTATGCTATTAAAACATGATGAGGCAGGTCTGTTTTTTGGACCCCTGATAATGGCAGGAGGGGAAGCGCCAGACCATCCCTGGAGGATCCATCCCCCACTCCCAATAAGCAGCAGCTCATTATGACCCAAGAGTTCTGGGTGGggtgtgatttaaaaaaattactggGCTGACATGAATGATTTTGGGGCTATGGAGGGGAAGTGCTGGCATGGAACTTTTCTTTCATCTGTTGGTTAGTGGGTAGGAGCACTGTTTTCTTCGTTGTTAGTGTGCTGCCAATATTTTCTATCACAGGGGACTGgctttctgtttctttccccAATACAGTATGTTGTATGGAAAAAATATAATACGATCCCCCCCCATGGCATAATGTGTTTATGTATTTCTTTCCCAATGTAAACCACTTGAAGACGCTTTGGGTGACAACTAATAAGTTTATTACATCTGCCCACCTGCCCCCCATCGTATCTGCACAGAAGGATCAGCAAAACGATCTCTCCATCCCATCACTGCATTAGCTAAACCTAATTTAGATTTTTGTCTTCTGACACACATCTGCAACAGGGTTTCAAATGCAGCAGAACGGCACAGATGGAATCCAAAGCTTCAGCGTGGTGCCAATTTTTTTCACGGAACAGAGAAGGCTTTGTACCAAGGATGCCATTTGGTACTATAAAGCAACGAgtgagggggagagaagagagaaacaGTTTTGATCCAATATTCCAGGTTTTAGGCTTAAGGTAACAATCAACCCTATATGATTGCTCCATTATCTTTTCTCCCCATTTCTGCCTCACAGAGCTCACACGGGCTTGTGTTGGAGAGAAATGCCTGGACAGGAGGAGATGCGAGAAGCAATTCCCTACCTGGATGGGAGAGATGCATTTCTGGCTGAACAATCACCCCTTGGGGAGGCAGCGGGGCAGGATTCTCGCTGTGAGTGTAGATCGGTCCCTGGAACTGTACTGTAATGATAAACCATCAAATGCGACCTTTATTCCATACACATTGGTAGTTTAACAGTAAACACACTGGGATCCCAGTAAAAAGAAGCCGGTTTCCATGAGGGCAGGGGGAAGAACATGTGAAATCATACAAAGAACTGTTTAGCCACATCAGCTTTTAGAGATGGTTCAGGGGTGAATAAGGAGATGCTCCTTATTAATGGAAGTGGTGTCTGCACAAAAGTAAAATGGAAATTTCCTCTTTGGACTGGGGAGACTCAGCTTCAGATTCCCCTCATCCAGGAATTTTTTAAGTGCTTTGTTATTTTCATGCTGATTAATTAGTAATTCATATTTCCGTGTTATTCTGGTACAAATTAATCCACTTTTACTTGAGGGAGCACTTACAACACTGTAGATGGAAGGCTGAATAAATCATCTGTAACCCACTCGAGTTTTATAGTAGTACAAAACACAGGGAACCCAGAGATTTTTAAGCAGCAGCATGCACTCACGTGTGTCATAGTAGTGCCCTTCCATTATGCTTATGTGCACAGGTGGAGCAGGCTCTGGGACAGGCCTCTGACGCTGCGATGAGTAACGCTTTGCACGGCCTGCCTGAACACCCTGAAAAGAGTAGTCACAGTTCATATAAGAATGTCACAATGAAACACCCTGCTCCTGCCCATGCAAATTGGGATGTTCCCATTTTTAAGGCCTGTTCAGAACTTATCTCTCCTTAAAGAGAAACTTCTTCAGAATCCTGAGAATCGAAGCTCACTTTAGGCGTCTAGTCTAAAGCAGCAGCTAACCGGGTACTTTACCACTTACATCTTACTCTGCCAATTCCTAGAGGTACTGGGTGGTGCTTAACACCTTTTCTGCTTTCGGCCCTTTCCCTTTATGGCAACAGCCTATCCCCCATTTCTCTGTAAAAAATACCCAATCAGTTCAAATTCAACCCACTACAAGGGCTCAGCCAGACTCAAGTTATGTAACTTCCCCCAAATGCTGCAGGGACTCTCTACAGAGAATTCTAGGTCTTCAGCCTATCCTCTGGTAGCCAGTCAGACCCACCACTTGAAAAGCAGGAAAAAGACACAGGACTTTACCATCTCCTCCATCCTGTTGAACTGAGGGGGTGGGGCTGCTCCAATGTGCATCTGGTTAGGAATACCTATTGGGAAGTGAgtaaaaggaaaaacagcaacaagacTGATTACTACTTTACACTTAACATTAgaaagaaaccaggaagaggcagCAGGTTAAGGAGGATCCTGAGGAAAGATGAAAATGAGAACAGATATTACTTCCTAAGATGCAGAGAGAGCAGGAAGATGCGCATGCAACTTATTGTCTCTAATACTGTATGTCAGGAAGCAACATCAGCTGGGTATATTCCATGTACCTACAGATTTCACTCGCAACACCAGTACTGTCACATCCTGCAAACCTCAGCTTCTTTTAAAACAGAGAATAAGCCTTCATGACAGTaaacaagttttaaaaatatgtaacagTACCTGCAGATAGTCTTCCTGTCTTGCAATCTATTCCCCTAGCTTATTCTCCCGCACCTCACTCTGAAGTCAAGGCGGGCCCTTTCGCTCCTCCAAGCAGAATTCACAAGAGATGAGTTAAGACTTGAGATAAGTCTGTTCATAATCACTGCAGATAATTACAAAACTTGTATGTTTCTGTAAACCAACACTGCACTTTATTGGTTCCACTCTGATATTATTTGTTGCAAGTGTTTTGATAGCTTTTGTGGTTATCTACAGTTTATTGCACTATTTAGAATCCTTATAATACAAGTGCGATAGGAATGAACATTGAAGAGAGATTCAGCTGTCATGCCTGAGTAGAGTAAAATCATGCCTGTGCTAGTCAATTTTGAGGAAGTGTGCATGGAGCAGCTGTGGCCGCTATTGTGTATAGGCAACCTGCTCAGGTAATCTGTTTTACTCTGAGCATTCCAAGGTACATTAAATAAGAAAAAGGAGTGCTGGAAAGCACTCAAATGAAATCTGGCACGATAATATTTGGATAGACAGAACATGTCTAGACCTATTCAAAATCTGCCCTACAGAAACCCACGAATCCCCACAAAGAATGACCAAATTCTGCAGATAAAGTAAATATTTCTATTTCCAAGGACAAGCTCTTGTGCATGCTCTCTCATCTCCTGACTCTTTGATGAATTCATGAACTAAATATTACATCTGAAGTGGCATTAAGTGACATGAAAATTATATTTGTGTAAGTTGGTATACAAGTCAGAAAGTGGCAAGTACCCACGTGTGAGCAGGGCTGGTTGCCATGTTTTCCAAGGGGtgcaggaaggagaggagagggaagagggagagagaaaaatgtggtAGAGGGAAAGTCCAAAGAGCACAAAATTTCAGCATGTGTAAGGTCACTATGTCACCTATGACTCATTACGGCCGCAGATCTAGAAGACTTCATGGCTTGACTGCATTGCAAAGCGGAATAACCAATGCAGTCAGCTCCTAAGGCTCTAACCTTTTGTACTAAtaatgaaaaatatttatttgataCCAAATAATGCCAGAGGAAATGTTCAGATGTGCAATAAGGTCCAGAAGGAAATGGAAGTTCAGGTGCCATTTTTTATAAAAGAAGGGATGGCCAAATGGCAGGCCTATATGTCTCTTCAAATGAACTGTATCTGGTCCCTCGTAACCATACTACAAATCTTTGAATGAAGTAGATTTGGGGCTACGTTACAGAACACAAGGGCTCATAACAGGATGTCGACATTGGTAGATGGCACCAACTGCTGCAGAACCTACCACCTCTGCCTCAACGAGAAGTTTATTTTCTTAcacttatatcccacttttcttctgccatggaacccaaggtggtgtacatgcaTTTCCCAGCTGGTCACCCCTTTGAGCACTGGTCAGAGACCTCCTTAGTTCCAACAAACCTCATATGCTATCACAGCGGACAATGGGTTGAGTTGGCTGAGCCTACAGTGGGTACTTCCCTACTTAGGCCAACATCCTGTGAACCccagcttttcttcttttctattcAACAGTGCATTAAAGAGCACTTCACATACAATGGAGCTGTACAGAGTCCCTATGGCTGCTCATATACTTCTCTCCTCATCAAGACAATGCAGAGTCTGATGgaaaactctctctgtgtgtttaaaagCAAACTTTGCAGCCTTCatagttaaaaaaagttgaaTTTTGAAAGCGTAGGCAGTATTCAGCAACTGCAAGCATGATGTGTAAACACTGGAGGAGGTTTGACATACGAAGTCCTCACCAGTCCGAACCCTACAGAACTGTGaaactgctttttcttctttatcttaATGTGATTTCTCAGAATAACTGAAGGATATTATTTCCAGGACAAATCAGCACAAAAAGAGAAGCTTTCGCAAAACAGTCATGGAACTCCTGGATCCTCTCGGACCTTCAGTTTAGGCAAATACTTAGTGGCTAAAAATGAACAATTGGGATTTAAGTTATGTTTGAAATTTTTTAATGACGTTGGGACTTCTGCCAGTGAGTGGATATGTCCCAATGTCACAGAGatgcaataagagcttttggttATTGCTGATCTCTGATCCTAAAAGACTCTGCTTACCATAGATTGAGCTGCTCAGATCCTAAAGAAAAGCATCTAGACAAATAGGGGTGGACAGAAGCAACTTGGACTTAGGAAAACAAGAGCCAGGGCCTTAAGAAGGCAGCAAACTAAGGGAAGCAAGGAAGGTGAACATAAGTAGAAAGTGAAGACTGGGGCTTAAGAAGGCGAGGTTTAGGAGGAGGACAAAGGAAAATGTTGAGGCAGGGCAGGGAAGAAAACAAAATTCTAGGAAATAAAGAGAACAGCAAAGGAACCACATAGAAGTTTGAAATAACCACATACATATTTGGCTAGAGtgatgttttaactgttttatgaTGAGTCAGAACTTAGATTTACTGTTCTTTCTAAACTGCTCTATGGGGGTGGATTATAAACATATCAAGTAAATAAAGCTAGTCCCCCTCTGCTTCAGTTCATCAGCCAGCCACTTACCCTGAGGTTGTATGAACTGGGGCTGCCCTGGACTCCAGTTCTGTTCTGTTATATTTAACTGGGTTATATCTTGCTCGAGCCCATCTAGGCTAGCTTCAACAGGCacctcccagttaccagtctttGCTGGCGAAGGGGATGGTATAACCTCAGTAGTTTTCAGAGGTGCAGGAGTCAACCCCAATGGAAGCGGGACTTCCTCGGCCAACTTCCCCGTCTCGCCTGCTTTGGTCCGAGTCCTCCTTGCCCGGGAGTAGGACTTCTTCTCCACTGGCCTATCTGGTGGTGGCTGCAGAACATCTGCAGGAGCTGCTGGGCTTTCCGAAACCACTTCTTCCTTTTTAACAGGGCTGTTGCGAATGTGCGGAATCTCTACTTCAGGAGAAGGCTCTCGTGGTGGGAGGGGCTCCAAACGCCTGGAACGGTAATTGCTCTCGTGCTTTGACTGCTCACTGAAGCGAGGCGCATGCTGGCTGTTCACATCCACAGCCCGGTAGCATGGACGGCTCTCTTTGTAGCCACCGGGTCTTGGGAAAGTCCTCGGTGGGGGCATCCGTCCTGTCCCTGCGGAGTTCCTATTGATGAATGTCCTGGGTGGCACGGGAGTACTTTCTAGGCTCTGGTGCCGTGGCGGTTTACTAGGCCGTTCATTGGCCCAATCTGGCTCTCTCTGTGGTGGACTCCCAAATCTGAATGGAGATAAGATGCTACAGGTCAGAAGCACATTCCTCAAGCTATTCAGGGCACAGAACTGAGTTCCACATCATTAATGTTCCTGCACCACCacaccatcccccccccccggtccggTACTATAATACAAGTACATACACTTGTCTTTGTTACCTCACCTTGGTTTGCGCACTCTCCTGGGCTTGATGTcatcagggttgtgtgttgagcgGATATCATACCCATAAAGAGCAACCAGCTCCTGCCTTGTTTTCGGTGCCTGCTCGTCTTCCCGGAACTTGTCATGCTCCCACCGTCCCTCATCTTTCCACAGCTTGCGCTGGCGGCCCTTAGGCCTTGCGTGacaagagggaaagaatcagtGAGGCTTTAATGTTTATATTTATAGAAAGCGGCTCTATCCCTTCTTTCTAGCAACACAGGACCTCAGAAGGGGTCCAAAACCATAGATTTTAAAATGTACTGCAACAGATGTTGAGATCTAATTTATGTTCCTATTCCTACTTTTGTTGCCAGGTTTGAAATTGAATTATCTTTGTATTATTGTATTGGCTTGTTGGAGAATGCATTTGTTATGGTCTTTGGTAGGAACAAGAAAATGTACTGATCTTAATACAgtggaatacaaataaaaactaaAACCAGAGTCGTATAAACGCACCGAGTGCAGGGAGAAAACTCAAATCAGGCAAAATTCTGACAAAACAGAAAGGTCTTCATTTAGCTAAAACGCCACTAAAATAAAAGTCAACTGGGCATCAAGGGAGGGAATATCAAAACCAGGGTACCCCAACCAATAAAGTCTGTCCCAGGAGAAACATGGGACTCAGAAGAAACAGTCAAATGACTATGTAAAGCAAATAATGCTTCCTGAGGGTCTACGTGCCAGTAGATGGCTGCTCAAAGCCACTCAAGGTTCTTATAACCGCTACATTAAGAAACGGTCCCACATTGGCGATAGcacatagttttttaaaaaaagttttctgtaTTAGCTTGTATTATTTTCTCTGtgagcagccattctttcaactttCTAACCCTTCCTGACCAAGAGCACCCCTTGCTCTGCAAACCCACCTCGCTTCACTCGCTGCCCACATCACCTACCGGACTTCCTCTTCCTGAGTTTGCCCACGAAGGTCATGCTCAAAGAAAAGACCTTTGCGAGGTATGTAT comes from Podarcis raffonei isolate rPodRaf1 chromosome 13, rPodRaf1.pri, whole genome shotgun sequence and encodes:
- the CASC3 gene encoding protein CASC3 isoform X3, coding for MADRRRQRASQDSSEDEESDSPPGSAAPSPRGAHRSGLAVAGGGGGGGAAVDAVSAEAPVTVGGSPADSECESEDGIEGDAVLSDYESADDSEAEEGEYSEEETSKVDLKRESNETNELTRKSDKGDEKPESKGTVAGERQSGDGQESTEPIENKVGKKLPKHLDDDEDRKNPAYIPRKGLFFEHDLRGQTQEEEVRPKGRQRKLWKDEGRWEHDKFREDEQAPKTRQELVALYGYDIRSTHNPDDIKPRRVRKPRFGSPPQREPDWANERPSKPPRHQSLESTPVPPRTFINRNSAGTGRMPPPRTFPRPGGYKESRPCYRAVDVNSQHAPRFSEQSKHESNYRSRRLEPLPPREPSPEVEIPHIRNSPVKKEEVVSESPAAPADVLQPPPDRPVEKKSYSRARRTRTKAGETGKLAEEVPLPLGLTPAPLKTTEVIPSPSPAKTGNWEVPVEASLDGLEQDITQLNITEQNWSPGQPQFIQPQGIPNQMHIGAAPPPQFNRMEEMGVQAGRAKRYSSQRQRPVPEPAPPVHISIMEGHYYDTLQFQGPIYTHSENPAPLPPQGVIVQPEMHLSHPGLHPHQTPAPLTNPGLYPPPVSMSPGQQPPPPPPQQLLAPTYFSPPPGVMNFGNPSYPYPPGPLPPPPPPHLYSNAQAQSQVYGGVTYYNTVQQQVQPKPSPPRRTSQPVTIKPPPPEILVAGCKQGSS
- the CASC3 gene encoding protein CASC3 isoform X2; amino-acid sequence: MADRRRQRASQDSSEDEESDSPPGSAAPSPRGAHRSGLAVAGGGGGGGAAVDAVSAEAPVTVGGSPADSECESEDGIEGDAVLSDYESADDSEAEEGEYSEEETSKVDLKRESNETNELTRKSDKGDEKPESKGTVAGERQSGDGQESTEPIENKVGKKLPKHLDDDEDRKNPAYIPRKGLFFEHDLRGQTQEEEVRPKGRQRKLWKDEGRWEHDKFREDEQAPKTRQELVALYGYDIRSTHNPDDIKPRRVRKPRFGSPPQREPDWANERPSKPPRHQSLESTPVPPRTFINRNSAGTGRMPPPRTFPRPGGYKESRPCYRAVDVNSQHAPRFSEQSKHESNYRSRRLEPLPPREPSPEVEIPHIRNSPVKKEEVVSESPAAPADVLQPPPDRPVEKKSYSRARRTRTKAGETGKLAEEVPLPLGLTPAPLKTTEVIPSPSPAKTGNWEVPVEASLDGLEQDITQLNITEQNWSPGQPQFIQPQGIPNQMHIGAAPPPQFNRMEEMGVQAGRAKRYSSQRQRPVPEPAPPVHISIMEGHYYDTLQFQGPIYTHSENPAPLPPQGVIVQPEMHLSHPGLHPHQTPAPLTNPGLYPPPVSMSPGQQPPPPPPQQLLAPTYFSPPPGVMNFGNPSYPYPPGPLPPPPPPHLYSNAQAQSQVYGGVTYYNTVQQQVQPKPSPPRRTSQPVTIKPPPPEDSRNEKSKERNNT
- the CASC3 gene encoding protein CASC3 isoform X1, which gives rise to MADRRRQRASQDSSEDEESDSPPGSAAPSPRGAHRSGLAVAGGGGGGGAAVDAVSAEAPVTVGGSPADSECESEDGIEGDAVLSDYESADDSEAEEGEYSEEETSKVDLKRESNETNELTRKSDKGDEKPESKGTVAGERQSGDGQESTEPIENKVGKKLPKHLDDDEDRKNPAYIPRKGLFFEHDLRGQTQEEEVRPKGRQRKLWKDEGRWEHDKFREDEQAPKTRQELVALYGYDIRSTHNPDDIKPRRVRKPRFGSPPQREPDWANERPSKPPRHQSLESTPVPPRTFINRNSAGTGRMPPPRTFPRPGGYKESRPCYRAVDVNSQHAPRFSEQSKHESNYRSRRLEPLPPREPSPEVEIPHIRNSPVKKEEVVSESPAAPADVLQPPPDRPVEKKSYSRARRTRTKAGETGKLAEEVPLPLGLTPAPLKTTEVIPSPSPAKTGNWEVPVEASLDGLEQDITQLNITEQNWSPGQPQFIQPQGIPNQMHIGAAPPPQFNRMEEMGVQAGRAKRYSSQRQRPVPEPAPPVHISIMEGHYYDTLQFQGPIYTHSENPAPLPPQGVIVQPEMHLSHPGLHPHQTPAPLTNPGLYPPPVSMSPGQQPPPPPPQQLLAPTYFSPPPGVMNFGNPSYPYPPGPLPPPPPPHLYSNAQAQSQVYGGVTYYNTVQQQVQPKPSPPRRTSQPVTIKPPPPEVVNRAPVNISKRY